The Rosa rugosa chromosome 1, drRosRugo1.1, whole genome shotgun sequence genomic sequence AACAACGCTAATGGCCACGAAACTGTTAGGGTGCTCCATTCGTCTGAGGATTCGGGCCCTGGAATTGCGGATAATGGGCTCGAGTCCACTGTCAATCGATTGGTAGGTAATGCATATGAACGTGAATTTCAATTTTAGTTTGTTACCAGTTTTGGTTTGAGTGATGGTAATTAGTTGTTTTGTTGGCTGCAGAGTAAGTGGCTTGTGTCTGGCCTTTTTGCTGTGGTGATACTATGTAGGCATGATGCAGAAGCTTTGTGGGCTGCAATGGGGTCTGTGGTGAATTCCACACTCTCTATTGTACTAAAAAAGATACTAAATCAAGAGAGGCCTATTCCTTCTTTGAGATCTGAGCCTGGAATGCCGTCTTCGCATTCCCAATCCATCTCCTACATTTTTATGTTTGCAATTTTTTCATGTAAGTTCTCTTGCTCCTCTTGAGTTCAACTTATGTTTCTGTGTCAAGTGTTAGTAGCTTTAATAGGTTGAGGAATGGaaatttaggttttttttttttttttttttttttttttttttttttttttccgactgTGGAGTGTGTATGACTTTGGAATGTCTTGCATAGGATCATGTACCATATACTTAAAGCTAGTAGTAATAGTTGCATTCTAATCATGAAAGGTGTGAGACTCTAGAAACTGAGCTAGCTTCATAGTGTTGTAATCACAGTTGCATTCTGTGTGATATTAGGGGTAAATCTAGTAGTGCTTTAATCAATCGGGGTTCAAGTAATATGTCATTTTGATTGGGGAAGACTGCATCTTTAAGAGTTTGTAGTATGGCTTTATCTGATAAAATGGGGAAAACTAAATAACTTGTGTCGATTATCAATCTTCTGACTCTGTTTACTGATACAATGCTTGTACTGTGTGCTATTGCAGTTGTGGAATGGCTGGGGATAAATGAGATTACCATAATTATTGGTGCTCTTGCCTTGGCATTTGGTGCATATCTTGTAAGTATTCCATATTTTTCAAGTTTTAACTTTAAAATTCACCATGGAATATGCGTTTGTAAGCAATATTAGTTTACCTCTACAGTAAACAGAATCGAAAGGGATAGGTTGCTTATGTACCTTTAATGTTTACCTCTCAGTCGTGGTTACGAGTTTCGCAGCGACTTCATACGATGAGCCAAGTGGTTGTGGGTGCTGCAATTGGAACCATCTTCTCCATTTTGTGGTACTGGTCATGGAATGCTGTTGTGCATGAAGCATTTACTTCCTTTTTGTGGGTTCGAATAGTTGTTGTTTTGGGGGCAGCTGGATTTTGTGCAGGATTCCTTTTGTATGTGATTCGTTATTGGATTAGGGATGACCGATGAACTATGTAATGCTTCTCAATTGATTCAATGCATATGAGATTGGGCTTCAATCCagtgactaaaaaaaaaaaaaaattgtctaaaATAAAGCCTAGTACAGACCATAAAAGCATGTAAAATGAATGAAAATTGCTGAATCCAGATATGGATTTCAAGTGTAAAACACGATAGTCTTAGGTGTGGCCGCCATGTCACGTGGCTGAATTGGGTCGATGTATCTTTGATATTTAGAAGGTTTTCGGTATTGGTTCTCATAAGgaagcttctattcatacctctaaaattggcatttggacctctttcttttttcaagtgatagttgactttgtcaactcatgtcaaattaccaataaaaacaaaaaagagaaaaaacaaaaattaaaaaaagtcttttcccttttagaggtatgaaatcaacaaatattcatcctcatgccattttttcccttttgtttttgttatgatcTTCATCCTTACCAAGCAGCGGAGAAATCAACAGACCAGTTCCTTACTTTGCAGTTCCTCAATTTCggatatgcaatattctctAACCAAAACACCAACAGACGACTTTCGCCTAAAATCATACTCATCTATTGGAGCGTACTGTTTGAGCTAATATATAAAACGAGGGAATCTTAGGAAGTTGAAAAAATGAACTGCTCTTAGCCTCTAAAAAGATGCGTATGCCTACAAAATACCACAATAAgcagaggggggggggggggggagctatcaattgaaagattttttttttttttttttttttcagcttagttatatcaagagtaaaataatattgtgaaacgttcaaaaattgatggaggtctaactaccgattttggaggtatatgaatagaacactctaaaaaaaagttattattggatgatgggtattatgggaaaattagggaggtgcagatagcatattggttatttgtaaaagtaagttggaggtctaaataccaattttggaggtatgaatagaagctcccttcaTTCAAAACCAAGAGAAACAAAGAATGATTGTACAAAACCGAGACTAGTCATATACGCAATTACGCATCCCCAGCAATAGTCATATAAGTTGTGCTGGGTCAACTTCTATCATAATGTAAGACAGAGACTAGTAATCAATGAAGAAAGAACCA encodes the following:
- the LOC133727234 gene encoding lipid phosphate phosphatase epsilon 2, chloroplastic-like, whose translation is MTSSTAISFLQPKLQFFPCRFCSLKSLKPFSSLKFPISKLAFSGGLDPKKAPPLRNRFMGSNNSMLELINLLPFRNNANGHETVRVLHSSEDSGPGIADNGLESTVNRLSKWLVSGLFAVVILCRHDAEALWAAMGSVVNSTLSIVLKKILNQERPIPSLRSEPGMPSSHSQSISYIFMFAIFSFVEWLGINEITIIIGALALAFGAYLSWLRVSQRLHTMSQVVVGAAIGTIFSILWYWSWNAVVHEAFTSFLWVRIVVVLGAAGFCAGFLLYVIRYWIRDDR